Genomic window (Arthrobacter sp. StoSoilA2):
TCAAACTCTCCGTTGAAAACAAAAAATCAAACAGACACAACCACACCCACCGGAAATAACGGCGAACACGGCTGCACAAAATTCGAAACCAGCTGAAAACCAAACCACCACACACGGGGGTGCATGACGATCCGGCATATAATTTCAACCAATCAAAAAAACAATCGGCATCAACAAACTTGGCACACTATTGAGTTCTCAAACAACAGACCCTCCAAAACATCACCCCGGACAGCGCACCACAAAAGCAGCACACCCAACAGGGCCATTGGAAAAGAAGAGTTATTTTTGGCCGCCTACCGAACCGTACACACCTTCCGGCTTTCCGTTTCGCACCCGGCGACTCAGAAAACAATACACGCCCCACACCCCCAACGCAAATCCACCCCAACACACCCAAACACACCCCCAAAAACCCGCGCCAGCACCGCCGTCGAGCACTACTCCGCACGCGTCAATGAGCCAGTTGCGCTTCAACTTCAGGCAAGAAGGTCAGGCATTCCGAAGTGCCCATGCAGACCATCGTCGAGGAATCGCATGATCGATGCGATCCTGTCGCCAGACTGGGTTGGCTCGATCACCAACAGTCCGCGGGCCCGGCCTTGCAGATAGCAAACGAACGCCGGCCTGCCACCGGCAGTGACAGCGGTCAGCGCGTAGTTGCCGCCAGGCCGGCCAGCCGCACTGGCACGGAGGAAAGCCCCGACGGCGTGCCGGCCCACGTAAAGTTCGCTGGCCGGGGGCATGGCTAGCCAGCATTGATCTGTGAGGAGCTCAAGGACGGAATCGACGTCGTCCCGCGAGAAGGCATCCGCAAACTTACGGGCTAATTCGTGGTGGCGTTGTCCGGTGGTGATTGGCCTTGAAGAAGGCCCGGAGGAGCGAGCGCGCTGAAGAAGGCCCTTAACCGCCGTCGGGCCTATCGCGAGCAGCTCAGCAGCTTCGGTAACGGTGAAGTCCAAGACATCACACAGGATCAACGTTGCAGCCTGGCGCGGCGGCATCCGTTGAAGCGCAACAACAAACGCGAGCTCGACACTTTCGCGGGCAACCGCCTGCGCAGCAGGATCAAGCTCGTCGACCAAGGCGTCGGGGTAAGGCTGCAAATGCGGTAGATCGAATCGGTCGTTCGGGTTTGGTGGCTCGAAGGGAGGTACAGGGGCCGGGCGAGGTCTTCGACGTTGTTCCCTCAGAGCATTAAGCGAACGTGTAGTGGCAATCCGATAGAGCCACGTACGCAAGGACGATCGGCCGGCAAATCCAGGCAGCCCTTTCCATGCCGCAAGCAAAACCTCCTGCAGCAGATCATCTGCATCATCAACAGATCCTGTAATTCTGTAGCAATGCAGATGAAGCTCCCGGCGAAAGGGGGCTACGAGCGAGGCAAAAGCCTCCTCATCACCGGACCGGGCAGCCTCCAACTCGGCTGAAGTCACGGTTCAATATTGGCACGGACCCACCAGGGCGTTCCGATCTGCTGCGAGGTGGTGTCTAAACAGGAGTATCCGCCTACGAAAGGAATCAGACCATGTCTGAAAAACAGGCCATAGCCGTTGACATCGCAATCGCATACCACCGGGCATGGACGTCCGGGAACCTGGAGTCAGCAATCAAGCACTTAGCCGAGGATGTCGTCTGCCATGCACCGTCCGGCACCATCAGCGGTAATGCCGCTGTCCGGGCATTCATGGAGCCCTTCGCTGCTACCCTCACAAAATCCGCGCTTCTTGCGGCTTACGGGTCCGACGACCAAGCAATGCTCATGTACGACACAGCCAATCGGGCAGTTCCAAGCGCTCCAGGCGCAGAACTGTATCGCATTCACAAGGATCAGATCGCCGAGATCCACATCATCTTCGATCGTCTGCCTTTCGCCTTGGCACGTGGCGACGTCGTTAGGACCTGAGCGCCTGGTTGGGTTGTTAGGTGTGGTTAAAGTGGGGAAGCCCCGACCGTGGTGGTCGGGGCTTCCCGTTAATGTTTGTCCGGCGGTGTCCTACTCTCCCACACCCTCCCGGGTGCAGTACCATCGGCGCTGTGGGTCTTAGCTTCCGGGTTCGGAATGGGACCGGGCGTTTCCCCCACGCTATGACCGCCGTAACCTTGTTACCCGTCCCGCGCACCGGTTTTGGGGTGTGGGGTGGGAAGACTGTGTGGTTACAACTGTGGTGTTGTGTATTTAGTTGTTGGTTCCTGGAACGGTTGTTGTTCGGGAACCACATAGTGGACGCGTGCAGTGTGTTGTGTGTGGTGTAAGTTGTTGGCCTATTAGTACCGGTCAGCTTCACGAGTCTTTGGTCCTCGCTTCCACATCCGGCCTATCAACCCAGTGGTCTGGCTGGGGGCCTCTCACACGTATTGTGTATGGAAATCTCATCTTGAAGCGAGCTTCCCGCTTAGATGCTTTCAGCGGTTATCCCATCCGAACGTAGCTAATCAGCGGTGCACTTGGCAGTACAACTGACACACCAGAGGTTCGTCCGTCCCGGTCCTCTCGTACTAAGGACAGCCCTTCTCAAATTTCCTGCGCGCGCAGCGGATAGGGACCGAACTGTCTCACGACGTTCTAAACCCAGCTCGCGTACCGCTTTAATGGGCGAACAGCCCAACCCTTGGGACCTACTCCAGCCCCAGGATGCGACGAGCCGACATCGAGGTGCCAAACCATGCCGTCGATATGGACTCTTGGGCAAGATCAGCCTGTTATCCCCGAGGTACCTTTTATCCGTTGAGCGACGGCCATTCCACAATGTACCGCCGGATCACTAGTCCCGACTTTCGTCCCTGCTTGAGATGTCTCTCTCACAGTCAAGCTCCCTTGTGCACTTACACTCGACACCTGATTGCCAACCAGGCTGAGGGAACCTTTGGGCGCCTCCGTTACTTTTTAGGAGGCAACCGCCCCAGTTAAACTACCCATCAGGCACTGTCCCTGACCCGGATCACGGGCCGAAGTTAGATGTCCAAAGTGACCAGAGTGGTATTTCAACGATGACTCCACCCGAACTGGCGTCCGGGCTTCAACGTCTCCCACCTATCCTACACAAGCCACTCCGAACACCAATACCAAACTATAGTAAAGGTCTCGGGGTCTTTCCGTCCTGCTGCGCGTAACGAGCATCTTTACTCGTACTGCAATTTCGCCGAGTTTATGGTTGAGACAGCGGGGAAGTCGTTACTCCATTCGTGCAGGTCGGAACTTACCCGACAAGGAATTTCGCTACCTTAGGATGGTTATAGTTACCACCGCCGTTTACTGGGGCTTAAATTCTCAGCTTCGCCCACAAGGGGCTAACCGGTCCTCTTAACCTTCCAGCACCGGGCAGGAGTCAGTCCGTATACATCGTCTTGCGACTTCGCACGGACCTGTGTTTTTAGTAAACAGTCGCTTCCCCCTGGTCTCTGCGGCCCACACCCGCTCACGGAGAGCAAGTCTCCATCACGGGGCAGGCCCCCCTTCTCCCGAAGTTACGGGGGCATTTTGCCGAGTTCCTTAACCATAATTCTCTCGATCGCCTTGGTATTCTCTACCTGATCACCTGTGTCGGTTTGGGGTACGGGCGGCTAAAACCTCGCGTCGATGCTTTTCTAGGCAGCATAGGATCACCGGATCCCCCCGAACGGGAGTCCCATCAGATCTCAGGATCGTGCTCGAAACACACAGGAACGGATTTGCCTATCCCTGACCCTACATCCTTGGACCGGGGCAACCATCGCCCGGCCCGGCTACCTTCCTGCGTCACACCTGTTAATACGCTTACCTCCCGGGATCAGGTCCCGCGCTCGGCCAAAACCCACACACCACAAGGGTGGGCGGGCAGGCTCCGGGCGGTTAGTATCCCCCGCTTGGCATGGGCGGTTTTTCGCCGGTACGGGAATATCAACCCGTTGTCCATCGACTACGCCTGTCGGCCTCGCCTTAGGTCCCGACTTACCCAGGGCAGATTAGCTTGACCCTGGAACCCTTGATCATTCGGCGGACGGGTTTCTCACCCGTCTTTCGCTACTCATGCCTGCATTCTCACTCGTGTAGGCTCCACCGCTGGTTTCCACCGCGACTTCACTGCCCACACGACGCTCCCCTACCACTCCACACCCCTGAACCACGAAGGCTAGGGTACTGTGTGAAATCCACAACTTCGGCGGTGTACTTGAGCCCCGCTACATTGTCGGCGCGGAATCACTTGACCAGTGAGCTATTACGCACTCTTTCAAGGATGGCTGCTTCTAAGCCAACCTCCTGGTTGTCTTCGCAACTCCACATCCTTTCCCACTTAGCACACGCTTAGGGGCCTTAGTTGGTGGTCTGGGCTGTTTCCCTCTCGACTATGAAGCTTATCCCCCACAGTCTCACTGCTGCGCTCTCACTTACCGGCATTCGGAGTTTGGCTGACGTCAGTAACCTTGTAGGGCCCATCGGCCATCCAGTAGCTCTACCTCCGGCAAGAAACACGCAACGCTGCACCTAAATGCATTTCGGGGAGAACCAGCTATCACGGAGTTTGATTGGCCTTTCACCCCTACCCACAGCTCATCCCCTCCATTTTCAACTGAAGTGGGTTCGGTCCTCCACGACGTCTTACCGTCGCTTCAACCTGGCCATGGGTAGATCACTCCGCTTCGGGTCTAGATCACGCCACTACACTCGCCCTGTTCAGACTCGCTTTCGCTACGGCTACCCCACACGGGTTAACCTCGCGACGTAACACTAACTCGCAGGCTCATTCTTCAAAAGGCACGCCGTCACAGTTACTTGTGATTACTCACGACTGCTCCGACGGATTGTAAGCACACGGTTTCAGGTACTGTTTCACTCCCCTCCCGGGGTACTTTTCACCTTTCCCTCACGGTACTGGTCCGCTATCGGTCATTAGGAAGTATTTAGGCTTATCAGGTGGTCCTGACAGATTCGCACGGGATTTCTCGGGCCCCGTGCTACTTGGGATCCTCTCCAG
Coding sequences:
- a CDS encoding RNA polymerase subunit sigma-70, with translation MTSAELEAARSGDEEAFASLVAPFRRELHLHCYRITGSVDDADDLLQEVLLAAWKGLPGFAGRSSLRTWLYRIATTRSLNALREQRRRPRPAPVPPFEPPNPNDRFDLPHLQPYPDALVDELDPAAQAVARESVELAFVVALQRMPPRQAATLILCDVLDFTVTEAAELLAIGPTAVKGLLQRARSSGPSSRPITTGQRHHELARKFADAFSRDDVDSVLELLTDQCWLAMPPASELYVGRHAVGAFLRASAAGRPGGNYALTAVTAGGRPAFVCYLQGRARGLLVIEPTQSGDRIASIMRFLDDGLHGHFGMPDLLA
- a CDS encoding nuclear transport factor 2 family protein; translation: MSEKQAIAVDIAIAYHRAWTSGNLESAIKHLAEDVVCHAPSGTISGNAAVRAFMEPFAATLTKSALLAAYGSDDQAMLMYDTANRAVPSAPGAELYRIHKDQIAEIHIIFDRLPFALARGDVVRT